Proteins encoded together in one Oceanobacillus iheyensis HTE831 window:
- a CDS encoding GNAT family N-acetyltransferase, with protein MFIREIEEKDNRQIEKLIKESLESVSLDREGTAYYDPQLPRLSQYYSSIQDGSYWIAVEGEEVVGGIGIAPYVKEKGICELQKFYVHQDYQGKGIGRKLLRTALEFAERKYNQCYLETRHELKQANKLYEQNDFTLLPSPIEGSDHSFMDRWYIVDL; from the coding sequence ATGTTCATTAGAGAGATTGAGGAAAAAGATAATCGTCAAATAGAAAAACTAATAAAAGAATCTTTAGAATCGGTAAGTCTTGATCGAGAAGGAACAGCTTATTATGACCCACAATTACCTCGTTTATCTCAGTACTATAGTTCAATCCAGGATGGTTCGTATTGGATAGCTGTGGAGGGTGAAGAAGTAGTAGGGGGGATTGGTATTGCCCCTTATGTAAAAGAGAAAGGTATATGTGAATTACAAAAGTTTTATGTACATCAAGATTATCAAGGCAAAGGAATTGGCAGAAAGTTATTAAGAACTGCTTTGGAATTTGCTGAAAGAAAATATAATCAATGCTATTTAGAAACAAGACATGAATTAAAACAAGCAAATAAATTATACGAGCAGAACGACTTTACATTATTACCGAGTCCAATAGAAGGCTCAGATCATTCGTTTATGGATCGATGGTACATAGTTGACTTATAG
- the rlmN gene encoding 23S rRNA (adenine(2503)-C(2))-methyltransferase RlmN produces the protein MSKSSIYGLTYEKLKDWLIEHGEKRFRAEQVWNWLYKKRINSFDEMNNVNQSAIQLLKDNFVLHTMGEEIRQESQDGTIKFLFKLEDGNLIETVLMRFHYGLSVCVTTQVGCNIGCTFCASGLLRKSRDLSSGEVVEQIMNVQKHLDERGEKDRVSHIVVMGIGEPFDNYNNLMDFLYTVNDDRGLNIGARHITVSTSGLAHKIYEFADDPIQVNLAISLHAPNDELRTKIMKINRAFPIDKLMKSVDYYLQKKNRRITYEYIMLDDVNDHKKEAIELANLIKNHRHLAYVNLIPYNTVDEHIDYRRSKSENIQAFYETLTELGINCGVRWENGADIDAACGQLRSKQIKKSKAV, from the coding sequence ATGAGTAAATCATCTATATATGGCTTAACATATGAAAAGTTAAAAGATTGGTTGATCGAACATGGTGAGAAGCGTTTCCGTGCCGAACAAGTATGGAATTGGCTTTATAAGAAGAGAATTAATAGCTTTGACGAAATGAATAACGTGAATCAATCAGCTATTCAGTTATTGAAAGATAATTTTGTGCTACACACAATGGGGGAGGAAATTCGCCAAGAGTCACAAGATGGTACTATAAAGTTCTTATTTAAATTAGAAGATGGAAACTTAATTGAGACAGTATTGATGCGTTTTCATTACGGCTTATCGGTTTGTGTAACTACTCAGGTCGGTTGTAATATTGGTTGTACCTTCTGTGCTAGTGGTCTGTTAAGAAAGAGTAGGGACCTCTCTAGTGGGGAAGTTGTAGAGCAAATTATGAATGTACAGAAACATCTAGACGAACGCGGTGAAAAGGATAGAGTAAGCCACATAGTTGTCATGGGTATTGGTGAACCATTCGATAATTATAATAATCTCATGGACTTCTTATACACAGTAAATGATGATCGTGGTCTAAATATTGGTGCAAGACATATTACGGTATCTACAAGTGGATTAGCGCATAAAATTTATGAGTTTGCTGATGATCCAATTCAAGTAAACCTGGCTATTTCATTACATGCACCGAATGATGAGTTGCGTACGAAAATCATGAAAATTAATCGGGCTTTTCCAATAGACAAACTGATGAAATCTGTTGATTATTACTTACAGAAGAAGAATCGACGAATTACGTATGAGTATATTATGTTAGATGATGTAAATGACCATAAGAAAGAAGCGATCGAACTTGCGAATTTAATTAAAAATCATCGTCATCTAGCATATGTTAATTTAATTCCATACAATACGGTAGATGAGCATATTGATTATCGTCGTAGTAAATCAGAAAACATCCAAGCGTTTTATGAGACATTAACGGAGCTTGGTATTAACTGTGGTGTTCGTTGGGAAAATGGAGCTGATATTGATGCAGCTTGCGGTCAGCTCAGAAGTAAACAAATTAAGAAATCAAAAGCGGTTTAA
- a CDS encoding glutamate synthase subunit beta, with amino-acid sequence MGKQTGFMEYERQTRPGRNPQERVKDWNDYTAPMSDEEVQKQGARCMDCGVPTCHQGIEIAGVTSGCPVYHLIPEWNNLVYEGKWREALDKEHQMNNFPEFTGIACPAPCEGACVLGINEPAVAIRTVERSIIEKGFEEGWVVPNPPKIRTGKRVAIVGSGPAGLAAADQLNKAGHSVTVYERDKRVGGLLTYGIPEMKLSYDIVIRRVSILEQEGIEFITNTEVGKDITNEELQETYDSVVLCGGASLHRDMPVEGSQLKGVHPAMDFLHANVESLLDSNLEDGSYISAKDKNVIVIGGGDTGTDCLATSVRHNCKSLTQFDIYEKRNLLRDEEANPWPQYPKIHRVEYGQKEAEAQFGEDPRAYAVQTTKFVGDENGHVKEVHTINVKTRYEGGKKIREEIPGTEKVWPADLVLVAIGFQGPDQDLIESLDVETTTRSTVKAKYGEFQTNIDGVFAAGDMRRGQSLIVWAINEGRGAARECDRFLMGDTILP; translated from the coding sequence ATGGGAAAACAAACGGGTTTTATGGAGTATGAACGACAAACGCGTCCTGGTAGAAATCCACAAGAGCGTGTTAAAGACTGGAACGATTATACGGCACCGATGTCAGATGAGGAAGTGCAAAAACAGGGTGCTCGTTGTATGGATTGTGGTGTTCCTACGTGTCATCAAGGAATTGAGATAGCAGGGGTAACTTCAGGTTGCCCTGTCTATCACTTAATTCCAGAGTGGAATAACTTAGTATATGAGGGGAAATGGAGAGAAGCACTTGATAAAGAACATCAAATGAATAATTTCCCTGAATTTACAGGAATCGCATGTCCGGCCCCTTGTGAAGGTGCATGTGTGTTAGGAATAAATGAGCCTGCGGTAGCTATCCGTACGGTGGAACGTTCGATTATTGAAAAAGGATTTGAAGAAGGATGGGTTGTACCAAATCCACCAAAAATCCGAACTGGTAAACGTGTAGCAATAGTTGGATCTGGTCCAGCCGGTTTAGCAGCAGCAGATCAGTTAAACAAAGCAGGACATTCTGTTACAGTTTATGAGCGAGATAAGCGCGTTGGTGGGCTATTAACATATGGAATTCCAGAAATGAAACTATCTTATGATATTGTAATCAGACGTGTGTCCATCTTAGAACAAGAAGGCATTGAGTTTATTACGAATACAGAAGTTGGTAAAGATATTACAAATGAAGAGTTACAAGAAACATATGATTCCGTTGTACTATGTGGCGGTGCAAGTTTACATCGTGACATGCCAGTAGAAGGTAGTCAGCTTAAAGGAGTTCATCCTGCTATGGACTTTTTACATGCCAATGTTGAAAGTCTATTAGATTCTAACTTAGAAGATGGAAGCTATATTTCAGCTAAAGATAAGAATGTTATCGTCATTGGTGGTGGTGATACAGGAACGGATTGCCTTGCTACCTCTGTTCGGCATAATTGTAAAAGCCTTACACAATTTGATATCTATGAAAAACGTAATCTTTTACGTGATGAAGAAGCAAATCCATGGCCCCAATATCCAAAAATTCATCGAGTGGAGTATGGTCAAAAAGAAGCGGAAGCACAATTTGGTGAGGATCCACGAGCTTATGCAGTTCAGACTACAAAGTTTGTAGGCGATGAAAACGGTCATGTGAAAGAAGTGCACACGATTAACGTAAAGACACGTTATGAAGGTGGTAAGAAAATTCGTGAAGAAATACCAGGAACAGAAAAAGTGTGGCCAGCGGATCTAGTATTAGTTGCTATTGGGTTCCAAGGACCAGATCAAGATCTAATCGAATCATTAGATGTTGAAACAACAACACGTTCTACAGTGAAAGCAAAATACGGCGAATTTCAAACGAATATCGACGGTGTTTTTGCAGCTGGAGATATGCGACGAGGTCAGAGTCTAATCGTCTGGGCAATAAATGAAGGACGAGGAGCTGCACGTGAGTGTGATCGTTTCTTAATGGGAGACACGATACTTCCATAA